The Oreochromis niloticus isolate F11D_XX linkage group LG13, O_niloticus_UMD_NMBU, whole genome shotgun sequence genome has a window encoding:
- the blnk gene encoding B-cell linker protein isoform X2, translating into MKRGIHNLAGFVAYFMNLSESDMSKFSLIHQPQLQKIVQDIKKNDGSFLNKLKRLTNKPVPTVPARDYRDDHRESDDHLSDSDYDNDTYEDPRDDDSYEPPPSHRVFTALPSGSFPRGEYVDSPPKRPPKKPLRPTKFKELPPEPPNVGSDEEDYINPDVDDNYVEPSENATSRNSGNKATRDLPKLPERTPSPDFYEVPDKEDNSPAHPGSRLCPTPAKHSPSLPPKPSPRVAMRKSPTHVQEITDGDEYEVCDPDDSPGRNRPPPLPKPKPVPRERSPKPPLGPRPDLKAKDFESKTLPLAHNEQKTPPKAFTLDFQRPKIPIPQFTSPKPPENDTGDQDKDADIYRKPWYANGCDRKTADDALFRSNKDGAFMVRKSSGHDAQQPYTLVVFYNGRVYNIPIRYIPSTQQYALGREKKGEEHFSSVSKIIENHQRNPLVLIDSQSNAKEATKLCYPVKP; encoded by the exons ATGAAGAGGGGAATACATAATTTAGCGGGATTTGTTGCATATTTTATG AACCTGAGTGAAAGTGACATGAGCAAGTTTAGTCTCATCCACCAGCC GCAGCTTCAGAAGATTGTTCAAGATATCAAGAAAAATGATGGCAGCTTCCTGAATAAACTAAAAAG gcTGACAAACAAACCGGTGCCCACAGTGCCGGCAAGAGACTACAGAG ATGACCACAGGGAAAGCGACGATCATCTGTCGGATTCTGATTAT GACAATGACACATATGAGGATCCACGTGATGATGACAGCTACGAACCTCCTCCTAGCCACAGAGTCTTCACCGCACTTCCCTCTGGTTCCTTCCCAAGGGGCGAGTATGTTG ACAGCCCACCCAAGCGGCCACCCAAGAAGCCCCTCCGCCCAACTAAGTTCAAAGAGCTACCCCCTGAACCCCCGAACGTGGGAAGTGATGAA GAGGACTACATAAATCCAGATGTCGATGACAACTATGTAGAACCTTCAGAGAATGCTACTAGCA GGAACAGTGGGAACAAAGCTACAAGAGACCTTCCCAAGTTACCAGAGCGGACTCCGAGTCCCG ATTTCTATGAAGTTCCTGACAAAGAG GACAATTCTCCAGCTCATCCAGGAAGCAG atTATGTCCAACCCCAGCAAAACACTCACCATCTTTGCCACCAAAACCCAGCCCCAG gGTGGCCATGAGGAAATCTCCCACGCAT GTCCAGGAGATAACTGATGGGGATGAATATGAAGTTTGCGATCCAGATGATA GTCCTGGGAGGAATCGTCCCCCACCTCTACCTAAACCTAAACCTGTACCCAGAGA GAGGTCACCAAAACCACCTCTAGGACCG AGGCCAGATTTAAAAGCAAAGGACTTTGAAA GCAAAACACTGCCTTTGGCTCATAATGAACAGAAGACTCCTCCAAAAGCTTTTACGCTGGACTTTCAGCGACCAAA AATTCCTATTCCACAGTTTACCTCCCCAA AGCCTCCTGAAAATGACACAGGAGATCAAGATAAG GATGCAGATATCTATAGGAAACCCTGGTATGCCAACGGGTGCGACCGAAAAACTGCTGACGATGCCTTGTTTCGCTCGAATAAA GACGGAGCGTTTATGGTGAGAAAGAGCTCTGGTCATGACGCACAGCAGCCGTATACGTTAGTGGTGTTTTACAATGGCAGAGTGTACAACATCCCGATCCGCTATATACCAAGCACTCAGCAGTATGCTCTGGGAAGAGAGAAGAAAGGGGAAGAG CACTTCAGCAGCGTCTCTAAGATCATTGAGAACCACCAGAGAAACCCCCTGGTGCTGATTGACAGTCAGAGCAATGCCAAGGAAGCCACCAAGCTATGCTACCCAGTGAAGCCCTAG
- the blnk gene encoding B-cell linker protein isoform X1, whose protein sequence is MNLPSREECEGWDQAKVASLLYKNNMQECAVTVNRLKINGQRFLNLSESDMSKFSLIHQPQLQKIVQDIKKNDGSFLNKLKRLTNKPVPTVPARDYRDDHRESDDHLSDSDYDNDTYEDPRDDDSYEPPPSHRVFTALPSGSFPRGEYVDSPPKRPPKKPLRPTKFKELPPEPPNVGSDEEDYINPDVDDNYVEPSENATSRNSGNKATRDLPKLPERTPSPDFYEVPDKEDNSPAHPGSRLCPTPAKHSPSLPPKPSPRVAMRKSPTHVQEITDGDEYEVCDPDDSPGRNRPPPLPKPKPVPRERSPKPPLGPRPDLKAKDFESKTLPLAHNEQKTPPKAFTLDFQRPKIPIPQFTSPKPPENDTGDQDKDADIYRKPWYANGCDRKTADDALFRSNKDGAFMVRKSSGHDAQQPYTLVVFYNGRVYNIPIRYIPSTQQYALGREKKGEEHFSSVSKIIENHQRNPLVLIDSQSNAKEATKLCYPVKP, encoded by the exons AACCTGAGTGAAAGTGACATGAGCAAGTTTAGTCTCATCCACCAGCC GCAGCTTCAGAAGATTGTTCAAGATATCAAGAAAAATGATGGCAGCTTCCTGAATAAACTAAAAAG gcTGACAAACAAACCGGTGCCCACAGTGCCGGCAAGAGACTACAGAG ATGACCACAGGGAAAGCGACGATCATCTGTCGGATTCTGATTAT GACAATGACACATATGAGGATCCACGTGATGATGACAGCTACGAACCTCCTCCTAGCCACAGAGTCTTCACCGCACTTCCCTCTGGTTCCTTCCCAAGGGGCGAGTATGTTG ACAGCCCACCCAAGCGGCCACCCAAGAAGCCCCTCCGCCCAACTAAGTTCAAAGAGCTACCCCCTGAACCCCCGAACGTGGGAAGTGATGAA GAGGACTACATAAATCCAGATGTCGATGACAACTATGTAGAACCTTCAGAGAATGCTACTAGCA GGAACAGTGGGAACAAAGCTACAAGAGACCTTCCCAAGTTACCAGAGCGGACTCCGAGTCCCG ATTTCTATGAAGTTCCTGACAAAGAG GACAATTCTCCAGCTCATCCAGGAAGCAG atTATGTCCAACCCCAGCAAAACACTCACCATCTTTGCCACCAAAACCCAGCCCCAG gGTGGCCATGAGGAAATCTCCCACGCAT GTCCAGGAGATAACTGATGGGGATGAATATGAAGTTTGCGATCCAGATGATA GTCCTGGGAGGAATCGTCCCCCACCTCTACCTAAACCTAAACCTGTACCCAGAGA GAGGTCACCAAAACCACCTCTAGGACCG AGGCCAGATTTAAAAGCAAAGGACTTTGAAA GCAAAACACTGCCTTTGGCTCATAATGAACAGAAGACTCCTCCAAAAGCTTTTACGCTGGACTTTCAGCGACCAAA AATTCCTATTCCACAGTTTACCTCCCCAA AGCCTCCTGAAAATGACACAGGAGATCAAGATAAG GATGCAGATATCTATAGGAAACCCTGGTATGCCAACGGGTGCGACCGAAAAACTGCTGACGATGCCTTGTTTCGCTCGAATAAA GACGGAGCGTTTATGGTGAGAAAGAGCTCTGGTCATGACGCACAGCAGCCGTATACGTTAGTGGTGTTTTACAATGGCAGAGTGTACAACATCCCGATCCGCTATATACCAAGCACTCAGCAGTATGCTCTGGGAAGAGAGAAGAAAGGGGAAGAG CACTTCAGCAGCGTCTCTAAGATCATTGAGAACCACCAGAGAAACCCCCTGGTGCTGATTGACAGTCAGAGCAATGCCAAGGAAGCCACCAAGCTATGCTACCCAGTGAAGCCCTAG
- the blnk gene encoding B-cell linker protein isoform X4, translated as MKTQQLNARGQRFELIERQLQKIVQDIKKNDGSFLNKLKRLTNKPVPTVPARDYRDDHRESDDHLSDSDYDNDTYEDPRDDDSYEPPPSHRVFTALPSGSFPRGEYVDSPPKRPPKKPLRPTKFKELPPEPPNVGSDEEDYINPDVDDNYVEPSENATSRNSGNKATRDLPKLPERTPSPDFYEVPDKEDNSPAHPGSRLCPTPAKHSPSLPPKPSPRVAMRKSPTHVQEITDGDEYEVCDPDDSPGRNRPPPLPKPKPVPRERSPKPPLGPRPDLKAKDFESKTLPLAHNEQKTPPKAFTLDFQRPKIPIPQFTSPKPPENDTGDQDKDADIYRKPWYANGCDRKTADDALFRSNKDGAFMVRKSSGHDAQQPYTLVVFYNGRVYNIPIRYIPSTQQYALGREKKGEEHFSSVSKIIENHQRNPLVLIDSQSNAKEATKLCYPVKP; from the exons ATGAAAACTCAACAACTcaatgccagaggtcagagatttgagctgatagaaag GCAGCTTCAGAAGATTGTTCAAGATATCAAGAAAAATGATGGCAGCTTCCTGAATAAACTAAAAAG gcTGACAAACAAACCGGTGCCCACAGTGCCGGCAAGAGACTACAGAG ATGACCACAGGGAAAGCGACGATCATCTGTCGGATTCTGATTAT GACAATGACACATATGAGGATCCACGTGATGATGACAGCTACGAACCTCCTCCTAGCCACAGAGTCTTCACCGCACTTCCCTCTGGTTCCTTCCCAAGGGGCGAGTATGTTG ACAGCCCACCCAAGCGGCCACCCAAGAAGCCCCTCCGCCCAACTAAGTTCAAAGAGCTACCCCCTGAACCCCCGAACGTGGGAAGTGATGAA GAGGACTACATAAATCCAGATGTCGATGACAACTATGTAGAACCTTCAGAGAATGCTACTAGCA GGAACAGTGGGAACAAAGCTACAAGAGACCTTCCCAAGTTACCAGAGCGGACTCCGAGTCCCG ATTTCTATGAAGTTCCTGACAAAGAG GACAATTCTCCAGCTCATCCAGGAAGCAG atTATGTCCAACCCCAGCAAAACACTCACCATCTTTGCCACCAAAACCCAGCCCCAG gGTGGCCATGAGGAAATCTCCCACGCAT GTCCAGGAGATAACTGATGGGGATGAATATGAAGTTTGCGATCCAGATGATA GTCCTGGGAGGAATCGTCCCCCACCTCTACCTAAACCTAAACCTGTACCCAGAGA GAGGTCACCAAAACCACCTCTAGGACCG AGGCCAGATTTAAAAGCAAAGGACTTTGAAA GCAAAACACTGCCTTTGGCTCATAATGAACAGAAGACTCCTCCAAAAGCTTTTACGCTGGACTTTCAGCGACCAAA AATTCCTATTCCACAGTTTACCTCCCCAA AGCCTCCTGAAAATGACACAGGAGATCAAGATAAG GATGCAGATATCTATAGGAAACCCTGGTATGCCAACGGGTGCGACCGAAAAACTGCTGACGATGCCTTGTTTCGCTCGAATAAA GACGGAGCGTTTATGGTGAGAAAGAGCTCTGGTCATGACGCACAGCAGCCGTATACGTTAGTGGTGTTTTACAATGGCAGAGTGTACAACATCCCGATCCGCTATATACCAAGCACTCAGCAGTATGCTCTGGGAAGAGAGAAGAAAGGGGAAGAG CACTTCAGCAGCGTCTCTAAGATCATTGAGAACCACCAGAGAAACCCCCTGGTGCTGATTGACAGTCAGAGCAATGCCAAGGAAGCCACCAAGCTATGCTACCCAGTGAAGCCCTAG
- the blnk gene encoding B-cell linker protein isoform X3 — protein MNMDTLGKLAAPATAKIRQLQKIVQDIKKNDGSFLNKLKRLTNKPVPTVPARDYRDDHRESDDHLSDSDYDNDTYEDPRDDDSYEPPPSHRVFTALPSGSFPRGEYVDSPPKRPPKKPLRPTKFKELPPEPPNVGSDEEDYINPDVDDNYVEPSENATSRNSGNKATRDLPKLPERTPSPDFYEVPDKEDNSPAHPGSRLCPTPAKHSPSLPPKPSPRVAMRKSPTHVQEITDGDEYEVCDPDDSPGRNRPPPLPKPKPVPRERSPKPPLGPRPDLKAKDFESKTLPLAHNEQKTPPKAFTLDFQRPKIPIPQFTSPKPPENDTGDQDKDADIYRKPWYANGCDRKTADDALFRSNKDGAFMVRKSSGHDAQQPYTLVVFYNGRVYNIPIRYIPSTQQYALGREKKGEEHFSSVSKIIENHQRNPLVLIDSQSNAKEATKLCYPVKP, from the exons ATGAACATGGATACGTTAGGTAAACTGGCTGCTCCTGCCACAGCAAAGATCCG GCAGCTTCAGAAGATTGTTCAAGATATCAAGAAAAATGATGGCAGCTTCCTGAATAAACTAAAAAG gcTGACAAACAAACCGGTGCCCACAGTGCCGGCAAGAGACTACAGAG ATGACCACAGGGAAAGCGACGATCATCTGTCGGATTCTGATTAT GACAATGACACATATGAGGATCCACGTGATGATGACAGCTACGAACCTCCTCCTAGCCACAGAGTCTTCACCGCACTTCCCTCTGGTTCCTTCCCAAGGGGCGAGTATGTTG ACAGCCCACCCAAGCGGCCACCCAAGAAGCCCCTCCGCCCAACTAAGTTCAAAGAGCTACCCCCTGAACCCCCGAACGTGGGAAGTGATGAA GAGGACTACATAAATCCAGATGTCGATGACAACTATGTAGAACCTTCAGAGAATGCTACTAGCA GGAACAGTGGGAACAAAGCTACAAGAGACCTTCCCAAGTTACCAGAGCGGACTCCGAGTCCCG ATTTCTATGAAGTTCCTGACAAAGAG GACAATTCTCCAGCTCATCCAGGAAGCAG atTATGTCCAACCCCAGCAAAACACTCACCATCTTTGCCACCAAAACCCAGCCCCAG gGTGGCCATGAGGAAATCTCCCACGCAT GTCCAGGAGATAACTGATGGGGATGAATATGAAGTTTGCGATCCAGATGATA GTCCTGGGAGGAATCGTCCCCCACCTCTACCTAAACCTAAACCTGTACCCAGAGA GAGGTCACCAAAACCACCTCTAGGACCG AGGCCAGATTTAAAAGCAAAGGACTTTGAAA GCAAAACACTGCCTTTGGCTCATAATGAACAGAAGACTCCTCCAAAAGCTTTTACGCTGGACTTTCAGCGACCAAA AATTCCTATTCCACAGTTTACCTCCCCAA AGCCTCCTGAAAATGACACAGGAGATCAAGATAAG GATGCAGATATCTATAGGAAACCCTGGTATGCCAACGGGTGCGACCGAAAAACTGCTGACGATGCCTTGTTTCGCTCGAATAAA GACGGAGCGTTTATGGTGAGAAAGAGCTCTGGTCATGACGCACAGCAGCCGTATACGTTAGTGGTGTTTTACAATGGCAGAGTGTACAACATCCCGATCCGCTATATACCAAGCACTCAGCAGTATGCTCTGGGAAGAGAGAAGAAAGGGGAAGAG CACTTCAGCAGCGTCTCTAAGATCATTGAGAACCACCAGAGAAACCCCCTGGTGCTGATTGACAGTCAGAGCAATGCCAAGGAAGCCACCAAGCTATGCTACCCAGTGAAGCCCTAG